The genomic DNA ATTTGTAGGGGCAGACGATGTACCGCCGCCGAAACCTTCCAGGCAACCGCAAAACACGACGGATCAATCTCAGCTAACCGCCGCTGCGCCTGTCTCGACGTATATCGTTGCGCAAAATCCCGAGGTTCTTGCGCAGCTTCTCAAGGATAATCAAACTAGGGGGGTATGTCCCTCCGTGTACACAACCCCTGCCTCGCCTTTCAATACCTTAGCCGTACAATTTCAAGACGAAGATCAAGTCTTAACCACTGCTTTAGTTTCAGATCTACCCTTTTTCGACCATCCAACCACTTCAGAACCACCTCCCGCCTCTCATGAAACCCATTCAGGAGATTCCACTTTGTCCGATACCAATTTGGATTCCCTCGATTCCTCGGACGCTCCTCTCATGTCCAGTCTTAACATTTCAGACGCGACACAAGCCCAATCCCCCGCTGCTAACCGAAAGCAGCAGAAGGTTAAAGAGATGCAAAATTTGTACGCGGTTAGTTCAAAAGTTGTTGGCAGCATCACGGGAGATTTGTATTCTCCCGTGCAAAAATTCACAACGTCCGGTGCCATCCCAATAACAACTAGCGTAGCTACTTGCGGCGAAATATACGGCCCAGTGGCCAATTTCACCCAAAGTTCCGCCATCGTTGGTAATCTCAGTCAGAGTCCCAGTGTGGGCGGTAATTTTGGTGAAAATCCTGGAAACTTTGGGCCGGGCAGCTTGAACAGTATCGTAGGATTGAACAATCAGAATCAATTGTCAAATTTCGCCCAATTCTCTGTTAATAACACGAGCCAGAATTCTAATTGCATACAACAAAATCCTACAACCGCTGTCGTGTATCCCCGCATACCTGTCGTTACTTCGAGTAACGCTGCCATTCCTGCATCCAACGCGGAATGCTTGTACGGGCCGGTGTTAAAATTCCGTGCGCAAAACATCCAAAATCAAAATGTGACCGATTTGAAATCCGTGAATGTGTCTGTTGGAACTACCATGGCGAATGTTAGAGGCAATTTGGCGCATACCTCGACGCCAGGAGCAAACCTGCAAACACGGCCTGCACACGCTCAGAATTATCAACATcaacaaatttattcgaatataagtACGCCGCAACCGATGTACGTGCCGCAGTCGCAGAATGCGCAAAGCAATCAAAAGCAAAATCCAATTCATCAATCCGTTTCTTACATGCATAATACGTCGCAACACACGAATCAACAAAATCAAGCAATCGGAGCTAATCCAATTTACACGGCGCAAGCGACTTCTGTCACGGTCGTGCAAGCTCAGAAGGTTCAGGGGCCCGTGTATGTGCAACAAATTCAAAGCGGAATTACGAGCCATGCGCCGAGCTCCCAAGCGATGAATCAGCAGCAATTGTCTTTTGAAATAGCGCAAAGTCATCCCATTCAAGTGCATTTCGCCACATCGGGTGGCACGGTCCAACCAACTGGCCAGCAACACTTTCATCCGAGCACGTCTAATATTGTAATCGGTCAACAATCAACTTCCATTACTGCCACGCAACACAGCCAAGCACAATGCAACGTAGCGAATCTGCCAATTACAGCTGCGACAAACGCAACGCAGCAGTATTTAGTACAGCCAATAGTGCAATCGGGGATGATAAGGTCTGCTACACCTCAAATAGCAACTGGTGTTGCAAAGATCACTACGTTTGTAAATCAAAAGCAAGATGAACAACTAACAAGTTCGACAGACGGCACACTCTCTGGATCACTGATATCTTCTGCAGTCAGTGATAGCACAATGTCATCAAGCAGTTCGATGACAGAGGAGGCACAACAAGATCAGGTTTGCCAACGCCTCCCTAGGAATGAAAATCGCATCCTTTATCTGCAACagcatattgtttttatttataattcgaaattcttgCAGCACTATACTTTTGTtgcaattcaaataatatatatatatataaatatatacaatacacagattcatacatatacatatatatatatatatatatatatatatatatatatatatatacatacatgatACATactcacatatatatacatgtatatattgcTTTGGTATATGCAGTTGCATTCACACATtagtttgtttaaatttacacaatggccctttttttttttcattttatacataacTAGATGGTACTTTTTATTCATAactgaaatgaattttattttgcagtTTTGATAGGCTAATCTGTTTGCATGATGAATGgagataatattatcattataacaaTCTGAGCTgcatgtaattataattgcacTACTATTGTTCTGAAATTGGTTTTGATCAAGAATTATGcatctctttaattttattatgtacatatgttatttattaaactcgTTGAAACCTgtgaattatatgattataacgATTACAaacgaattgataaaaattgaaacgaattttttttctttcagaggATAGTACAATCACAGTTATTCGATAGCATCACGGAAAATTTCAGCAGTGGTATTGACGAcgagcaaaaattattggaacaaCGACTTTTAGAACAGCAGCGTCAATCGGAAGAAGATAGTCGTTGGTTAGCAAGAGAAGAGGTGCGATATTAATTACTTGCAACTTTCGTACATTACAATGAATAATTtggttcgatattttttctaaaaatctttatttcgatatttagaaACGTCTATCTATTGCGACGAGTGGAGATGAAAGCGCGAGTCCTCCAGTTCCACGTTCGGTTACTCAATCACCAAGTCATGAACAGCACGGTGCTAATACTGGTTCTATAGGATCTGATAAAAGTACCGAAAAAGTAATCGTTGTAAaggtaaatttttccaattagaagaataatttttttaaatcaggaacaaaattataaaaagattgtttattttatagaaaatggaACCTACACCAACTGCCGATCTAGATAGGACGAATGATAAAGTATATGATTGTACCACTAGCGTAGTTCGTGCCGTAATGTCTTTATCTCaaggtatatattattatctttaatatcaaatttgaataattttagtaacattttaataatgttgcAAACAAGGTGTTCAACAAAGCAAGGCTGatcaatatttagaattagtaCGTAAAGTGGGTATCGAATTGAGAGCATTACTTTCATCTGTCGATGCTTTGATGGATATATTGCCTATATCTGCTCATCGAGAAGTAGAAATGGCGCATAAAGTTCTTAGTAAAGATATGGCAGAACTTGTAACAGCTATGAAACAAGCTCAAAAATATAGTGCTACTACGTTAGATGCTGAATATCGAAAGTAAGTGCTTCTTTCAatgcatattaattttatcgccatacgagtttaaaaaaaaaatttaatgtaatttcagAGGGATGCTCTCAGCGGCTCACATTTTAGCAATGGATGCGAAAAATCTTCTAGATGTAATCGATTCGATACGTATTCGTTATCCATATGTAGATAATCAGATTTGccaaaatcaaaatcatattaatgcTTCACAAGAATCGATGTCAGAAAATCGTATTCGTTCCAGTCAATCTGGAGAACAATTTCTAAGGAGAAGTCAATCGAGCGAACGTCAAGGTACTACGTTTAGACAGAGTCAAAGTGGTGATCTTTTACATAGAATGGGTCAATCCGTCGATCGTTCATTGCAGGTAAATCATATcttgagataaattttatataatatataaaatttgttatacaatgtaattgtattaaaaaattgttgcaatattttattaaaattctaattatatgtaatttatgtaattttctaCTTAGGGTAGTCAAACTGATGTCAGTAGCGGCTCTAGTTTAGAAAGAAGGCATCATATTGTTACTAATAGTCTTGAACGTAATTCGACAACAAGAAGACAAATGACGACAAAtagtttagaaagaaaaagaccATCATTGTCTTGTAATATCAGTCCCATGAATAATTCGGTTAATTTGCCACCAATGGTACCAGTTACCTGCAATTTAGTCCAAACAGTTGGACCTGTTATTCATCCGAGTCAAACAGTTACAACAGGTATTAATCAACAGTCAGTGTTtacaactaataataaaacaaacgaAAATGCAACAACTGATAGCTAACAACGAGGTGCCTTTGCATTAAggtataagtaataatatcaaattatttattgtatgaaTTTGTACGAAATTTCTCATACTcattacttaattatattttttatttattaatttcaggaAAACTTcgaagtaataattatatgtatatagtctACATCGTACAAGTTACCCATTTACATCTCACACATAACTCAGCAGCaagagatttaatatttatgcttTATAGctctttttaacatttaataaactttGTCTAAACGTACTTATAAATAAGGCAGTATTCGTTAGATATATAGATTAGGATTATCACGAAAAAACATAATAAGTCACAGCTGAAAAGAAATCACTCCAaagttttagaattattattaatttgttattatataataatcatgtgTGAATTGGGTGATGCAAAAGATAGCCTTGagtctaaaaaattataaacataaataatttttattaatatcagacgcaattttcatatatgaaattaagtatttaaattttattgcatatattataatattattaaaaattaattataaaaaaattatcacaatatCTATAATCGCTTCAAAGATTGTCTTATTGTATCACCCAGTAGttgaataattctatatatatacataaatatagatatttataaatatatttaaatgaatagttcaaaatattttatgcaaaaaatttaatttcatataggatacaattttacaaaattatttttacgaatttataatttataatagtctATTTCCTGCTAAAAGGAgtgattataattgtaaaaaatgggACTGAATGTTATTTCTATTaggtaattattttgtaattcatatcaatttgtgaaatttatataaaatgttttataaaaaaatgaatcattcTTTAGCGACAAGTCAGttcctataaaatatttatacaaatctcATCATTGCATAAGAATAGTATTGATAACTTGTCAACATAATGCGCTTATAACGGCAGTGCATTTacaaatctattaaatattccataaattaagtattccatttttatacatttatttttttacattcctGGGAAGAAATTTAGTTTCatattggattaaaattattgtgcaTGATGTTTGActgatttttatattgctCATTACTTTACACAACTATAGTTTTGAATACTAATGTGCCAAGGCgtatttatatgtacaatacgaacaaattttattattgactaTACATGTACagtaatacttttaatatcatCCCAGGAATTTGTAATTTACGATTACAACGTTCGACACTGCTATTGCatcgaaaatataagatattttttttttttttagatttactttaattgtatataaataaatattcaaaatttgtatcatttaataataatattaattattgagttACAAGTATTATTtctagtaaatattatttttcatatatattttactatattcaattttttttccacaaatTGTAGTCGCGTATTTATCAGAattctattgaaatatttaaaagttttcaatCCTATATCTTTCATGATGCATGTTTATATCATCTTCAATATTGTAAtactacataaaatatatgttttgttttatgattcttctttatatacaataataatagtttttaagtATGCCATGacgaatattacaatatatgatgatataataaaattaaaatattgttagaaaactttttttttataaaacacatgttggataatttaaaaaattgtatatgtaacaaattttattagtgagctgattatatattatataaatttttcaattatcattcaATAAACTTACtcgattatttgtatatacatatatagcgcgcgcgcacacatacacaaaatcaatttaaaaataataaaagcttaatttattttagtttttttatagcTAAATATCTTCCACGATCATACAAGATTTCGTAATttgtataacaaaataataaatatataaactatttataattattagtatataaaaatagttgtaatttttttttttaaaaaaaggataaaataattattgaaattaaaatattctagcaTCATTGAATCACtgttattaattaagtaataaaaattaagacacaatatttaaaaaatatttataaaattgtgtaaATGTAACTATGTATTATTACTACaggcaaaataataaatagtaagaTAATTTCAGCATTATGAATACTTATAAGATTGCTACATAATAGCACAATATTAACAACAACAAGTCAGCATCAACATACTCACattattgtacatattttaataaaaatgcgtccatttaattaataattgtaacatggtattgatatttttttgtcatttcaacaataagtatttattttatttaattacgcgAATTAACAACTCATGAACCAATTGTagctctttccctttttttttgctttatagAAATACTGCTCtctttatactttaaaaaaatctcttattatcttatattatcaaaagaaattattctttatcacttacaattatttcaattatttcaattattacaattatttcaattattatttcatgtatttaatttcactgactaatttaataatatctagtCTACTTTTGCAAAAATCAACTAATCAAAAgtgaaagtaatatttaataatggaacaatggaaataaataatgactcttcagaaaaaaagaaggaaatagcctgattaattgaaaatcagactcttggagagaaaaaagttaGAAGCTAAAATTATGGCATTTGTatcattaaaatgatttttacttAACTATTTACCATATTTTgaactataatatttaatattattaataattgaacacCTAGCATATTTAGTTAGAAGAGCATTAACATTCATTTTGTTTGttgttaaatttctaaaaaaaaaaaaaaaaatttataaaaaaaaaaaaatttaatattttataaatgcaatttttaccTACATTATATAAGGTGTTATTTCCTGAACtgtccatttattttttgctttaaaAAGTTCATTAAATCTTTCATTAATATCTATTGGCAAATTAGCTTCTGTGAATGATACCACTTCTCTTGTCATTGTTGAGTTATTCCATTTGATAAGAGCAATTCCttgtaaatattcttcttttggttctatttctatatacaaacaaatataatataagcatattttacatataaatattaactataaatttttttatataactttcaaTGTACTTTCTGGTGTGCCAATATGCCATGATttcataaattgtttatattcagTTATTGGAGAAACAGCAAGGAGTACTTTTGCTAAAGTCTTGCAACATTTTTCCTCATTGTACCttgtaacattataatttataataaattaataatttttattaatatatatataaaattatatttacctatataataatgttccatccttttttgatttttcacttACTTGTGCATATCTTGCAAATATAGcatcaaaaattgatttaaaaataaattctttcaaagaTTCATATGTAAATTCTTTATCTACTTCATTTAATGCCCAACTATTTTCTTCCAAAATATCTAACATAAGTGTTAAACTTCGAACTTCAAattcaaatgatattaaacgaaaataaccttaaaatcaaaaaatagagaatatgattatttaaaataatatgtgttaattactatataattatttgatgtcaattatattaattttgtaagaaaatataataccatcaatattaactattaaataatcatttaaagcTTGAATTAGTTCATCTTCACTAGCTTGTATTTCGTTTTGTAATCTATgccaattatataaaagttcatGACATATTGATGATTCATATTCTATTCCTTTAAAAGATGTGGGCTCAAGtatattaagtaatttttccCATTTAGGCTTACATTCTTttgtctaaaatttttaacatttattcacaattaattttataaatacttacttactttgaaatttttttacctcataatatgtatgaaatattccacaaacattataatattttattatttggtcTGTATTTACTTTTGtttgttcaaataaatttaattttggtaCTAATAAACAAGAATTAGATGTTCCTGCTTCTCTAATATCATATGTTCGATTTTTTGTACATAATACtgcaaaatcttttttattacccTGAAATGTTAAACTGAAATgttgcaaataatattaaattattaaaaaattgacagttaatgattatatatataaattaaatggaaatatataccTGTCTCCTTTATTTATTGCCTCTATTAAATGTTCATCaagttctaataattttatatgtttttctaTATCATGTTCTTGtgcagaatataaaatttgcgtTACATTCTGCAAATCAGATTCCTTAATAACAGCTAATTCTAAACTTTTATGTATTTCTTCTCTTGTTCTCGAATAcctataaaagtaaaaattaaaatatatcgaataaatataccataaatatattaaatatatttattcaatatttatttacacatgaaattttatgaaaatattttgtcacCTAGTCTTTGCAGTTtccattatatttgaaatttgaaaagattgcacgataaaataaaattacaagttatagaaagataaatcttttcatttaaattacaatatatatttcacatgtaagtataatataaaaataaaaagttatattaaatttttttagataaacttCTTTACCCGCCAATCTTTATCCAAtcgtagaataaattaaactgaAGATGGAGAAGTAGTTTCGATTTATCGAGAACTATACAATATCACCAGCAGCCATATTAATTGCCATTGCGCTTATTAAGAAACTTTATTGTGATCAAAAAGTctgaatttatacaattttctttttcgttgagGTATGTACGATATTGATCTGaagtaaaataaagttataattattttcacaaaaaaaggtaaaattaTGAACGTAAATTATGTTCTGAATACAATTTATGTTGcttgttttctattttatgcCCGATTACTTTCTAGTactacttttttaataatacattttgataatatacttACTTTCCACTAttcattaattgtattaatgtatattaatattggacTCGTTatgaagtattattatttaacgtgcaaaagaaatttttcatctgaATAAATAATGGAACAAAAATCAACCTTAAATAATCCAAATTAAAAGACATATCAACAAGATATAAtgatagtttaataaaaactattctcttcaattataatcgaaaatattgatttaaaaatgttgatttAAAATGTTctgaagtatatattatatttcttatatgttatttattgtaattaataatttaatattatttaatgatgctattctttttagaaatataaatattctataggACACAAACATGTCAAATGATGTGAACACCCAAGCTGATAAGGtatgttttgtttaaaatatcatgCATGCTATTTTTTTAACAGTTGGGATATGTGAAGtgtatttgaagaaatatatgtgCTGTTACAATTGGGCTGCTATCATAactgcaattttattaattcttctaattgGAAAACAGGAAAATTATAGTAAACAGTTTGTTGATTAAtgctaatttttctttggatCAAGCCCAATGAGgacgaaaatatcgataaagcagaagaagaagaaggcacTTCGTCTATTGATCTGCATGCGGTACCTATTtctgcaaattaaaattttgctgcTTAATGatctttttctgttttttatattccttGTCTTTCATTACTAACAGTAGGATAATTGTATggtagttaaaatattaactcaacatatcataaataacataatacaatataatgtataagtTTTGGGATAAACTTTTAGCAGGAAAGTGGAATTATATACGGAGGTTGTGAAGGACCAAATGCAATGTATGTAAAACTTGTTAGCAGTGATGGACatgaatttattgttaaacgTGAACATGCTTTAACTAGTGGAACAATAAAAGCAATGTTAAGTGGTCCTGGACAGTTTGCAGAAAATGAAGCTAATGAAgttaattttcgagaaattccgtaagttttttttttatttcaatttcaataaaattattatattcataaaaaatagagaaataaagaattatttatattttttatttacagatcTCATGTATTACAAAAGGTTTGCATGTATTTTACCTACAAAGTACGCTATACAAATAGCAGCACAGAAATACCAGAATTTCCTATAGCACCAGAAATTGCATTAGAATTATTGATGGctggaaattttttagattgttAAATGTCACGAATGATACTAATAAGCAATCAGTTTTGAGCAgtcagtataataaaattatttatcataattttaacatcaaaaattcaattatattgtgacatatatcaaaaaataattcataattcgcattttgtattttgcaatatagtttaatattattttaacaataaattatctaaattgtttaaatgattttatttataaatataaaaatatatatctgataaatgcttaaaatatatatataataatagagaaatttcaattaatcaatgtGATCTAAATTTATTGCATGTGCTACTTGATTAACTATAtccaataatataacaaattattatatttaaacaaaatttatattagaagatATACTGATGTAATATGAATTGTATATTCATGACTGTCTGATACATaactataaacaaaaaaaaaattgcatcatGTACAATTAATATAGGATTTAATCAATAGATTATATAACAATGGAGattgttatttttgaaatggtgtctatattaatattaatacattatagttatattttttattacatataagaatatttatttttgatttctattcaaattacaaattttacttcttatttattattttctggcAACTTTAATCatgtttcatattttccaTGTAGAAAATGATTaacatacatttataaataaaatacaatatgtagcatatagaaatattatgtgatatagtgtaagaaaaaaaacacacaACACATTTTTAcagaatctttataaaaaaatgtgtgTGTATCTGTGTGAGACtgtattctaatataattaattatataaattaaaattaatgattgtttttatttcttaccttttttataacagaaaatgtaattttaatttcattaatgtaatttcttatttaaataattaaataatacaatatttaacttaattgtatatttctatcttgataaattacaattttatttattttttgtatctttttcaatatccTTAAATTTTGCTTCTAATCGTTTTGAATATGCTGCTAATTTATATGCAGCTTGTTCTAATTTAGTTACACTATcgtcaatttcattaatattatctaaaattggttgtaactttttatatttttcgtttaaagaATCCAAAGATTGAGCTACACTAGATGATATTGTTTTTAACTCTGTATACTTCGCAatagtttctttatttaatcgttCTAATAAACGATAATCGGCATGAGTGGCGGTAAGTTCTTCTTGTAAATATTCTCCAGTTTTTTGAAACATCGTATTAGCTAAACGACTAAGATTCGGATCATGAGGATCCAATGCTTCGAAGCTACTTGTACTTGTCGAAAGAGTAGTTCCACGTTTTGGCGATTCACATCTTAAATTATGATCTGctgaattttccaaaaaaggtGGTGGTTCACTTTCAATGTCTTCTCTTAATGGATCTTTGACAGATGTCATTGTCagagtaaataattatcagtaaataatttaacaagaaGTTATGTAGTACATATAACCTTTCTGTCTCACAAAGACATATAATTCAGGACAAATGtcaaaattatggaaaattagtTGTTTTATTACgctatctattattttttgaacgaaatattttgcCGATAATATAGTAATTGTACTTGCTGAttgtcaataaaatatttttataaatatttaaaatcacagTTAATCAGAGTTATcttgtatgaatatttttctaaaataagtaaatatagataaagaaaagagataataaaaaaaaggtaaagatAAGGTAAAAATTGTGGAATCAACGCCATCTTCAGTGTgccataaataaaacatacatataaataaaaaaagctaataatacaagaaagacaaagaaagaataagaattgactattctttttaaatgttttattttattatatctttgaaaagatatatattagatggcgatcaatttttatgctatttctaatcttttatggtttattctcttattatattagtttaatCTATAAGCACTTTAAAGATAACACTGattgcaaaattttcatctctatttatccttttattttctttccttatttatatttgttttgtaaaatttatatgctgaaaagattcaaagattcaaaatattttaatattttaatattattttattatatgtaaattattttttttttataattataggaacatattcattttatggcacaataatttaatatataaattattatttaaaagataatgacTCATTAATTGtgactattaaatataaatgtaaaatttttttaaaataaacatatttataattaattttaaatataaaataagtatttagTTTGGGCTTTGGTTTAAACTTTGGTAACCAGACACCACCATGgctttatgtttaaaataattgaatatataaataaaatgttctgcttaaaatattttacatttttttataagaaatatttcaatatttattatgaagatTTATATCCATTTGGATTATTTTGTTGCCATCTCCATGTATCTAaacctataataaatatattaaaataattaagtgtaaattattaatttccatagaaattccaattctttatatattattgtaaataataacttaCACATATTGTCTATATTTTTAGTAGCTTGCCAACCTAGTTCTTTATTAGCTAAACTAGCATCTGCATAACTTACAGAGATATCACCTGGTCTACGTTCGATTATCTTATATGGTATATTTTGTCCTGATGCTTTTTCAAATGCTTGTATAACTTCTAATACTGAATATCCTTTTCCAGTACCTAAATTAAACACTTTAAATCCTgtaaaattacgaattttttgataaatcattG from Apis mellifera strain DH4 linkage group LG4, Amel_HAv3.1, whole genome shotgun sequence includes the following:
- the LOC724973 gene encoding focal adhesion kinase 1 isoform X5; the protein is MSTGVGDGAGGGGGGGGGGGGGVQGSGGGRNTPPHGSPTPMDKATLKVHLPNGGFNVVKFGDAIDVKGIITLVTSRLAVGTRHYHNLYAMRLHHPGSGESYWLHQDTTMYQVQEKYEKKHPHCEWRYELRVRYLPQNLNDLYEKDKVTFYYYYDQVRNDYLCANHAALDQDVAVQLCCLEIRYFFKDMQQIALDKKSNLEYLEREVGLHKFLPRSVLNGMKPKALRKLIQQHFKKVAVLSELECMFKFFDLLRAHYRFDQERFICALGSSWSIPVELVIGPDLGISYMAHRGGTVPTRIAEFSQIQSIQTLVSDCKEHAKACIKLRIAGAAETLSITCSSLDQAESLADLIDGYCRLVTGTNTSLWNRKAASWKNYPCPCKDAHPPKYRQDGSNSPEKNVSKTGTILSEDYAEIVDEEGDYSTPATRDYEIVRNQVELGEIIGEGQFGNVHKGSYKGRDNQVIPVAVKTCKVDADLATSEKFLEEAYIMQQFEHPHIIRLIGVCSEPPIWLVMELAKLGEMRAYLQSNKHRLDLATLLLYTFQLSTALSYLESKKFVHRDIAARNVLVSAHNSVKLADFGLSRWVEDQSYYTASRCKLPIKWMAPESINFRRFTTSSDVWMFGVCMWEILMLGVKPFQGVKNNEVIRKLENGERLALPNHCPPRLYSLMSQCWSYEPSKRPTFKEIRETLHEILLEEKHQQQETMRRENRRVQAMSWGADDVPPPKPSRQPQNTTDQSQLTAAAPVSTYIVAQNPEVLAQLLKDNQTRGVCPSVYTTPASPFNTLAVQFQDEDQVLTTALVSDLPFFDHPTTSEPPPASHETHSGDSTLSDTNLDSLDSSDAPLMSSLNISDATQAQSPAANRKQQKVKEMQNLYAVSSKVVGSITGDLYSPVQKFTTSGAIPITTSVATCGEIYGPVANFTQSSAIVGNLSQSPSVGGNFGENPGNFGPGSLNSIVGLNNQNQLSNFAQFSVNNTSQNSNCIQQNPTTAVVYPRIPVVTSSNAAIPASNAECLYGPVLKFRAQNIQNQNVTDLKSVNVSVGTTMANVRGNLAHTSTPGANLQTRPAHAQNYQHQQIYSNISTPQPMYVPQSQNAQSNQKQNPIHQSVSYMHNTSQHTNQQNQAIGANPIYTAQATSVTVVQAQKVQGPVYVQQIQSGITSHAPSSQAMNQQQLSFEIAQSHPIQVHFATSGGTVQPTGQQHFHPSTSNIVIGQQSTSITATQHSQAQCNVANLPITAATNATQQYLVQPIVQSGMIRSATPQIATGVAKITTFVNQKQDEQLTSSTDGTLSGSLISSAVSDSTMSSSSSMTEEAQQDQRIVQSQLFDSITENFSSGIDDEQKLLEQRLLEQQRQSEEDSRWLAREEKRLSIATSGDESASPPVPRSVTQSPSHEQHGANTGSIGSDKSTEKVIVVKKMEPTPTADLDRTNDKVYDCTTSVVRAVMSLSQGVQQSKADQYLELVRKVGIELRALLSSVDALMDILPISAHREVEMAHKVLSKDMAELVTAMKQAQKYSATTLDAEYRKGMLSAAHILAMDAKNLLDVIDSIRIRYPYVDNQICQNQNHINASQESMSENRIRSSQSGEQFLRRSQSSERQGTTFRQSQSGDLLHRMGQSVDRSLQGSQTDVSSGSSLERRHHIVTNSLERNSTTRRQMTTNSLERKRPSLSCNISPMNNSVNLPPMVPVTCNLVQTVGPVIHPSQTVTTGINQQSVFTTNNKTNENATTDS